The bacterium genomic sequence TCGGCCTCTCGGCCAACGAGATGCGGCCCAGCTATTTTGTCGCCTACTACATGAACAAGTCGGGCTACCGGATCACCCCCGTGAATCCCCGCTACGGGGAGATCATGGGAAAGACCTGCTACCCCGATCTTCTCTCCCTTCCCGAGCCGCCCGAGATCGTCAACGTTTTCCGCCGCCCCGAGGAGGTGGAGGAAATCGCGGACCAGGCAATCGCCGCCGGCGCCAAGGCCCTTTGGCTCCAGTTCGGGGTCATCAACGAGGCCGCCGCCCGGCGGG encodes the following:
- a CDS encoding CoA-binding protein — its product is MPSGPYQDPAVIRRILGQMRRIAMVGLSANEMRPSYFVAYYMNKSGYRITPVNPRYGEIMGKTCYPDLLSLPEPPEIVNVFRRPEEVEEIADQAIAAGAKALWLQFGVINEAAARRASEAGLEVVMDLCIKIEHGRIRGNLQYAGIDTGIISSRTDSREI